In one window of Microbacterium sp. PM5 DNA:
- a CDS encoding GMC family oxidoreductase N-terminal domain-containing protein gives MSPRPAATGGTLEADYVIVGAGSAGAALAARLTEDPAVSVLLLEAGPTDAALELHVPAAFSTLFRGRYDWNYDTVPQRELEGRTIYWPRGKTLGGSSSLNAMMWIRGFAADYDAWAETAGETRSWDALAPSFVRAEATQDAVDATQGTRGPQSVEHQRDPRPHTAAFLQAARELRHPVTPANLPTRQGFSQTMVTQHRGARASAADAYLRPARRRRNLRVLTDALVRRVTFAERDAGAAPRATGVYVDLGGITRHARARREVILCGGAINTPQLLMLSGIGPEDHLVSHGIPVRVDAPQVGQNLQDHLVAGLAPAARGGTLYGARRPAQLARYVSARRGMLSSNVAEAYGFVRTAVADHTGAPTDLPDIEIIFATAPYVGEGLVPPPAEGITVGAILLQPRSRGSIRLASGDPTDAAIIDPAYLTDPEGIDAETLRAGLAECERLIAAPALRAVTTGGWVQPIGGERMSAAERIELSLRRYSHTLYHPVGTARMGLDAASVVDAELRVRGVDGLRVADASVMPTVIRGHTNAPAIVIGERAADLIRGI, from the coding sequence ATGCGGCCCTCGAACTGCACGTTCCGGCGGCGTTCTCGACGCTGTTCCGCGGTCGCTACGACTGGAACTACGACACGGTCCCCCAGCGCGAGCTGGAAGGGCGCACCATCTACTGGCCGCGCGGCAAGACCCTGGGCGGGTCGTCATCGCTGAACGCCATGATGTGGATCCGCGGGTTCGCGGCCGACTACGACGCCTGGGCCGAGACCGCGGGCGAGACGCGGTCGTGGGATGCGCTCGCACCCTCCTTCGTGCGCGCGGAGGCCACTCAGGATGCCGTCGATGCCACGCAGGGCACCCGAGGCCCGCAGTCCGTCGAACACCAGCGCGACCCCCGTCCGCACACGGCCGCCTTCCTCCAGGCGGCGCGCGAGCTGCGGCATCCCGTGACGCCGGCGAACCTCCCGACGAGGCAGGGCTTCTCGCAGACGATGGTCACGCAGCATCGCGGCGCACGGGCCTCGGCCGCCGACGCCTACCTGCGTCCGGCGCGTCGACGCCGGAACCTCCGCGTGCTCACCGACGCGCTGGTGCGGCGGGTCACCTTCGCCGAGCGCGATGCCGGTGCGGCGCCGCGGGCCACGGGCGTCTACGTCGATCTCGGCGGCATCACCCGCCACGCCCGCGCTCGGCGTGAGGTCATCCTCTGCGGGGGCGCGATCAACACCCCGCAGCTGTTGATGCTGAGCGGCATCGGACCCGAGGATCACCTCGTCTCCCACGGCATCCCCGTGCGCGTGGACGCACCGCAGGTGGGCCAGAATCTCCAGGATCATCTCGTCGCCGGTCTCGCGCCCGCGGCGCGCGGCGGAACGCTGTACGGAGCGCGGCGGCCCGCTCAGCTCGCGCGCTATGTGAGCGCCCGGCGCGGCATGCTGAGCTCCAACGTCGCCGAAGCCTACGGCTTCGTCCGCACCGCCGTCGCCGATCACACGGGCGCGCCCACCGACCTGCCCGACATCGAGATCATCTTCGCGACGGCACCGTACGTCGGTGAAGGCCTGGTGCCGCCGCCCGCGGAGGGCATCACGGTGGGCGCGATCCTGCTGCAGCCGCGCAGTCGCGGTAGCATCCGCCTCGCCTCCGGCGATCCGACGGATGCCGCGATCATCGACCCCGCGTATCTCACCGACCCGGAGGGCATCGACGCCGAGACCCTGCGCGCCGGCCTCGCGGAGTGCGAGCGCCTGATCGCGGCTCCGGCTCTGCGTGCTGTGACGACCGGAGGCTGGGTGCAGCCGATCGGGGGCGAGCGCATGAGCGCGGCCGAGCGGATCGAGCTGTCGCTGCGGCGCTACTCGCACACGCTCTACCATCCGGTCGGGACGGCGCGGATGGGGCTCGACGCGGCATCCGTCGTGGACGCCGAGCTGCGAGTGCGCGGTGTCGACGGCCTGCGGGTCGCGGATGCGTCGGTCATGCCGACGGTCATCCGCGGGCACACCAACGCCCCCGCCATCGTCATCGGCGAGCGCGCCGCCGATCTGATCCGCGGCATCTGA
- a CDS encoding DEAD/DEAH box helicase encodes MSDITFGALGVPAPLLDVLAKDGKTTAFPIQVDTLPDTLAGRDVLGRGKTGSGKTLAFSIPLAARLGGPLAGGTRRSGRVLGLVLAPTRELATQINATLEPLAAAYGMTTTTIFGGVNQNRQVAALKAGVDIIVACPGRLEDLISQGFVKLDAVEITVIDEADHMADLGFLPSVTRILDKTPRDGQRLLFSATLDNGVDKLVTRFLQNEVLHSVDEAHSPVAAMTHHVFHVGGVDEKKELVRTLASGMGRRILFMRTKHHAKKLAQQLTAQGIPAVDLHGNLSQPARDRNLAAFSSGAAKVLVATDVAARGVHVDDVELVIHVDPPMEHKAYLHRSGRTARAGAEGSVVTLVLPGQEKDVKDLLRKAAISATPVPVTAASPQVTALVGEVAPYVAPAPKSEQPGRGQGGGGRSQGANAQRKRAAREGAQGQGGARGQGGRGGRGAGQGAQAGQPRTDRSGRPAAERSAAGREQRPARDHRPAERSAQPAASGNARTTGRRASHGGGTGGGKLMVGSVVRQNGGPRRAGR; translated from the coding sequence ATGTCTGACATCACCTTCGGCGCGCTCGGCGTGCCCGCCCCCCTCCTCGACGTCCTCGCGAAGGACGGCAAGACCACCGCGTTCCCCATCCAGGTCGACACCCTGCCCGACACACTCGCCGGTCGTGACGTGCTCGGCCGCGGCAAGACCGGTTCGGGCAAGACGCTCGCCTTCTCCATCCCGCTCGCCGCGCGCCTCGGCGGTCCCCTCGCCGGCGGCACCCGCCGCTCCGGCCGCGTGCTCGGTCTGGTGCTCGCGCCCACCCGTGAGCTCGCGACGCAGATCAATGCGACCCTCGAGCCGCTGGCCGCGGCGTACGGCATGACGACGACGACCATCTTCGGTGGCGTCAACCAGAACCGCCAGGTCGCCGCGCTCAAGGCCGGCGTCGACATCATCGTCGCGTGCCCCGGCCGTCTCGAAGACCTCATCTCGCAGGGCTTCGTCAAGCTGGATGCCGTGGAGATCACCGTCATCGACGAGGCCGACCACATGGCCGACCTCGGGTTCCTGCCGTCGGTGACCCGCATTCTCGACAAGACCCCGCGAGACGGTCAGCGACTGCTGTTCAGTGCGACGCTGGACAACGGCGTCGACAAGCTGGTCACGCGCTTCCTGCAGAACGAGGTGCTCCACTCCGTCGACGAGGCCCACTCGCCGGTCGCCGCGATGACCCACCACGTGTTCCACGTCGGCGGCGTCGACGAGAAGAAGGAGCTCGTGCGCACCCTCGCGTCGGGGATGGGTCGTCGCATCCTCTTCATGCGCACGAAGCATCACGCCAAGAAGCTCGCCCAGCAGCTGACCGCGCAGGGCATTCCGGCGGTCGACCTGCACGGCAACCTGTCGCAGCCGGCGCGCGACCGCAACCTCGCCGCCTTCAGCTCCGGCGCTGCCAAGGTGCTCGTCGCGACCGACGTGGCGGCGCGCGGCGTGCACGTGGACGATGTCGAACTCGTCATCCACGTCGACCCGCCGATGGAGCACAAGGCCTACCTGCACCGTTCGGGCCGTACCGCCCGTGCCGGCGCCGAAGGGTCGGTCGTCACCCTCGTGCTTCCCGGTCAGGAGAAGGACGTCAAGGATCTGCTGCGCAAGGCCGCGATCTCCGCGACGCCCGTGCCCGTGACCGCGGCATCGCCGCAGGTGACCGCGCTGGTCGGCGAGGTCGCCCCCTACGTCGCACCCGCACCGAAGTCTGAGCAGCCCGGTCGTGGCCAGGGCGGCGGCGGTCGCAGCCAGGGAGCGAACGCGCAGCGCAAGCGCGCCGCGCGCGAAGGCGCCCAGGGCCAGGGCGGCGCCCGTGGTCAGGGCGGCCGTGGTGGCCGCGGCGCCGGTCAGGGAGCGCAGGCGGGTCAGCCCCGCACCGACCGTTCCGGTCGTCCGGCCGCCGAGCGCTCCGCCGCCGGGCGCGAGCAGCGTCCTGCTCGCGACCACCGCCCTGCCGAGCGGTCGGCGCAGCCCGCGGCATCCGGAAACGCCCGCACCACCGGCCGTCGTGCCTCGCACGGCGGTGGCACCGGCGGCGGAAAGCTCATGGTCGGCTCCGTCGTCCGCCAGAACGGCGGACCGCGCCGCGCCGGGCGCTGA
- the pip gene encoding prolyl aminopeptidase, whose translation MNGPAHLDDILYPDIEPYETGYLLAGDGQRVYWEQSGNPDGKPVVFLHGGPGSGTSPWHRRFFDPAKYRIVLFDQRGCGKSTPHMSAPDADPRFNTTWHLVADIELLRRNLGIEKWQVFGGSWGSALALAYAQCHPDAVSEIVLRGVFTLRRHELEWFYEGGAAAIFPDRWESYLAPIPVLERSRLIEAYHRRLTDPDPAVHEPAAIAWTTWEMSTLTLHPDPDLVASMTDAATAVAFARIENHYFMHGGWLREGQLIDDVGAIRGIPAVIVQGRYDICTPIMTAWDLHRAWPEAEFVVVDDAGHAASEPGIARALRAATDRFAT comes from the coding sequence GTGAACGGCCCCGCCCACCTGGACGACATCCTCTACCCCGACATCGAGCCGTACGAGACCGGATACCTGCTGGCCGGCGACGGTCAGCGCGTCTACTGGGAGCAGTCCGGCAATCCCGACGGCAAACCGGTCGTGTTCCTGCACGGGGGCCCCGGTTCGGGCACCTCCCCGTGGCACCGGCGGTTCTTCGACCCCGCGAAGTACCGGATCGTGCTGTTCGACCAGCGCGGCTGCGGAAAGTCCACGCCCCACATGAGCGCGCCCGACGCCGACCCGCGCTTCAACACCACCTGGCACCTGGTCGCCGATATCGAGCTGCTGCGGCGCAACCTCGGCATCGAGAAGTGGCAGGTCTTCGGCGGATCGTGGGGGTCGGCGCTCGCGCTGGCGTATGCCCAGTGCCACCCGGATGCCGTGAGCGAGATCGTCCTGCGCGGCGTCTTCACCCTGCGACGCCATGAGTTGGAATGGTTCTACGAAGGCGGCGCCGCGGCGATCTTCCCCGACCGGTGGGAGAGCTACCTGGCGCCGATCCCCGTGCTGGAGCGCTCGCGTCTGATCGAGGCGTACCATCGCCGTCTCACCGACCCGGATCCCGCCGTCCACGAGCCGGCCGCGATCGCGTGGACCACGTGGGAGATGTCGACGCTCACGCTGCACCCCGACCCGGACCTCGTCGCGTCGATGACCGATGCGGCCACCGCGGTCGCGTTCGCCCGCATCGAGAACCACTACTTCATGCACGGCGGATGGCTGCGCGAAGGACAGCTCATCGACGACGTCGGCGCGATCCGCGGCATCCCGGCGGTCATCGTGCAGGGCCGCTACGACATCTGCACGCCGATCATGACGGCGTGGGACCTGCACCGGGCCTGGCCGGAAGCCGAGTTCGTCGTCGTCGACGACGCGGGACACGCGGCATCCGAGCCCGGCATCGCCCGCGCCCTCCGCGCAGCCACCGACCGTTTCGCCACCTGA